TTGCTCAATATAATAACACGTCTGGAACTTTTTAGTTGAGGGATGATTCTGAGCCAGCCATCTCTGACCGAGAACTTATGGAAACTGAGTTGATTCGAAGGCTAATCTCTTCATATTTCACCATCGTGAGGGAGACAATTGCGGATCAGGTTCCAAAAGCCATCATGCACCTTCTTGTAAACCATAGCAAAGACGTTGTGCAAAACCGGCTTGTTAGCGAACTCTACAAAGAAGAGTATTTTGCTGAGCTTCTTTATGAGGATGATGGCATCAAAGCCGAGAGGGAAAAGTGCGAGAGATTGCTAGAGACATACAAGGCTGCGGCAAAGATTGTTGGCGAAGTCCTGTAGGTATACTTAATGGGCGTTCTTGGATTCTTCAGTTTTCTGCGTGTCAGGCCTGGTTACAGTAACTTGTGGTCATGATGCATTATCTTTGTATTAtaactccatctccatttGAAGAAAACCCTGTGCGGAAACACAAGGCATGTAGGATATGTTCGTATGATACATATAACGACCCAAAATTGATATATACACTTCTGCACCCCGAGGATAGACAAGGTGCACGGAAAACGAGTTCAGCACCATATATAGGTAATGCTTATATATGCGGCTGAATTGGCTTGGCTCTCAGTCCAATTAATCCCTTTTCACGGTTTCCCTCCTGAGCCGTGCGCCTTCAAAGCCATACATGGCGGCGCCCACAAATACAAGAATAGCACCAACGAGCACACCCTGGGAAAGAGAGTTCCCAAAAAGATGTATTGACAACAGGAGCGAAATTAGCTTCCGGATGTTCAACACAATCGTAACAGTCAAAGACGATGACTTTGCAGAGAGAAGGTGAACTCCACGAATACACCAATATTGCGTCAATGCGTTTAATAGAAGATGGAAAATTTTAACTGGGATACCAGTTAAAATGGGCTGAAAGGTCTCGTAACCACGGCAGGTCAACAGCGCTTGGTAAACAACAGCGGCTGGAGTGCTTGTGGATATCGCACACGACTCCCCCGAGACTGCTGTGTCCCCAGGCGTGAGACATGTATTTGTGTCTCCGGCCTGACCTACCAATGCCGTAACCTGGGATAACAATGACGGGGATGAGTTTAGTGCGTGCCACTGTGCGAGAAGCTGCGGAAAGGTCGGAACGAAAAGTGGCAAAGAAAGTATGTGAGAATAGAAAAGAGCTTCCTTCCAATGGTTCCGTCCATAAGTTGCATATAACCGATCTGCGTAGATACCTTGAAATGCAGAGAGGAGCATTGCTAAGGCAAGAATAGCAAAGCCAATAACAGTGTTGGATATACTAGAATCCCGATTGACTTCAATATGGATAGATTGCCCCTTCGCTTGTGCATCTGCCAATGCGGATGTGACGACCCCAAAGGTAAGTAGTGCAACAGCGAGCATTTGCCCCTGAGAATATCTTTTGCCAGTGTAAAGATAACCAACCACGATCGATGCGACTGGGCCCCCAGATCTTAAAATTATATGCAGGGGCACAGAAATCCGGTATGCAAATGCCCAATTGTTCAAAAGATTGACTGTAACGAAGAATGCTGTGTAAATGAGCCATGACCGTAACGGGATAGAGCGCCGACCAAGAAAGAACGACCGGTAGCCTGCCGATGGCGAAACGAAGCTCGGCGACATAAAAAGCGCAGTTAGGAGGAACTGAGCAAAGGTTATTAATGGCCCTTGAGATAGTCAGAATACAACATTCAACACCAGAGAGTGGAGTCTAATTCAATGTACGTACCTGAACTTGGTTGATCCCTATAATTGGTAAGCAAACATTCAGTATTATCTTGACAGGTCTCTTGCACTCACTTAATTATTGCTTCAAGCGCAAATACCTTGTCTCGAAAATTAGTTTAGATAGCTCGCCCCAAAATGATATCTATCCACCCACATTCGCACAGCAACCTCCGAAGATCAACGAAACCATCAGGGAAATGCTCGTCCAATGAGTAAATGTAGCTTTAGCTGCTGTAGCTGCAATGTCCGGCATGCTGTAGACAGACACATGCCCGGATGCTTTTCGCCCAGCCATGCTTGTGGTTTTCTCGGAGCTCCGCTGTGAATGCAAGGCAGAAGTCGAGTTGGAACGACCGGGGCGAGATTTCAGCTGGCGGCCATTCTCCGTCCGGAATGAGTCATTATTTCCAGGCGCATGTTGTGCGGGAGACTTTGTTGCCATTGTCATTTAAATCCGCAAGACGATTGGTGTCATGGGTAGGGATTATTAATAgagaattagataaaaaaaaatgatTCACTAACAGCTGAATCGTTTTAAGCTTTGGATCAAGGTCCTAGCCTCGCGCTAGTTAACATACGGTAGGCTAACTCGTGAGTAACTTCTGAGTTAGTTACCTTCCATTAGGCTCTTACTAATCTCCTAACGAGAAGTGAAAATAGTTAGTTACTCCGCAGTCCTTAGTTAGCAGTGTACACAGCCCAACTAACTTCAGTGTAAACcttatataagtattaccCCAGAGTTACAGAATCGTTGGCAAAGTGGCACTACGTACAGAGTGTTATTTACGTAGATTATTACGCCTTTCGGACCTAAATTATAGTTCGAAAGTTTTTCTACCTTGTATACGTATGTACATATACATAAAATCTTATGGCGTGGTGATGGTTTTGTTGATCGCCTTGCTGACACCGCGGCTAAATTGTATAAAACAGGCGAATGTGAGCTATCCGAAAGAATAAAATCATAGATCATCTACAATGTCGTCGTCACTGAGAAAAAGCTGCTCATCGTCCGCTTGGGAAACCACTAGTGCCTGCCGTTCGAATTGAGGACTCCGAGTTTCACGTCCGAGCCTTCGAAAACCGGAAGCAGATGAGCCCCATGCATATTGCTCGTCTTGTTGCAAGCGGTAGTTCAAGCCGCGAGTTTCAGGACTGGTAATCCTTTGGGCGCTCGACCCCACATCCTTTCCAAGGATCATCGTCATATAGGGTAACTGATGAAGTATTAGATCGTTGAAGGTGATGGGAACGGCGGCGGACGTCGAAGTTTCATGGTTATTGCTTTGAAACCCTACCCCTTCTTCATGAGTGAAGTTGGGGGATATAGACCTAGCGTGGCCTGGTAGTGGGACCGCACTCAGCCGTACGGTTGAACCAAGCAGGGCGTTTCCCCACGAATCTATGAGATTTCGTGTTTCTTCGAATTGACGAGCCAGTCGGATGGTAGGGGGAAAGAATAGTTTATGCGAGTCATTCGAATGACTCGTACTGCT
Above is a window of Aspergillus puulaauensis MK2 DNA, chromosome 2, nearly complete sequence DNA encoding:
- the YEA4 gene encoding putative UPD-GlcNAc transporter (Mnn2-2) (COG:G;~EggNog:ENOG410PIRD;~InterPro:IPR013657;~PFAM:PF08449;~TransMembrane:10 (i84-106o112-133i154-176o182-200i207-224o244-263i283-303o376-394i406-428o434-452i);~go_process: GO:0055085 - transmembrane transport [Evidence IEA]), with protein sequence MTMATKSPAQHAPGNNDSFRTENGRQLKSRPGRSNSTSALHSQRSSEKTTSMAGRKASGHVSVYSMPDIAATAAKATFTHWTSISLMVSLIFGGCCANVFALEAIIKDQPSSGPLITFAQFLLTALFMSPSFVSPSAGYRSFFLGRRSIPLRSWLIYTAFFVTVNLLNNWAFAYRISVPLHIILRSGGPVASIVVGYLYTGKRYSQGQMLAVALLTFGVVTSALADAQAKGQSIHIEVNRDSSISNTVIGFAILALAMLLSAFQGIYADRLYATYGRNHWKEALFYSHILSLPLFVPTFPQLLAQWHALNSSPSLLSQVTALVGQAGDTNTCLTPGDTAVSGESCAISTSTPAAVVYQALLTCRGYETFQPILTGIPVKIFHLLLNALTQYWCIRGVHLLSAKSSSLTVTIVLNIRKLISLLLSIHLFGNSLSQGVLVGAILVFVGAAMYGFEGARLRRETVKRD